The Dehalogenimonas sp. THU2 DNA segment GGCTGTATTGAGTAAAATTACTGATTATTTGAATAGTATTAGTTATTATAGTGCAAGCCAATTTTCTGACCCATCTCGATGCCCAGTTTCAATTGAACTTGAAGAAGGCAGACCAGTACGAAGAGTAAGGTGGATTGGGCATGAACAATTTATCTTAGATCTATACAAGTCTTATAAAGAAGGAAATACCCAATATAAACGATATATCAATACTGTTGGACCTGATGGCATTGGGTTGGTGAATGAAATCGAATTCACCGAGGTGGAAATGCCATCGAGTTCTTATGAAGTCAAAACTGGTGGAAAAATTAACAAGGTTGAAAGAACGCGCCTTTTAATCGTTCCACGAATAACAATTAACGATAATGAACTGTCTCCCAATCAGTTATCAGAAGGCACGTTTAAAACCCTAGCTTTAGTGTTTTACATTTTAACTGATGATAGTCGCCTATTGCTGATCGAAGAACCTGAAGTGTGTGTCCATCATGGTCTCCTTAATAGCATCATTTCGCTCATTGAAACACAATCTAAACAGAAGCAAATTATAATGAGTACCCATTCTGATTTCGTTCTTGATCGCTTACAACCCGAGAACCTGTTGCTGGTAAAGAGGTCTCAAGACAAAGGGACCGTAGCCAATACTCTTAGTAGCGTCATGAGCAAGGATAATTACAAATCACTTCATACGTACTTGGACAGGATCGGTAATCTCGGTGAATATTGGCGTGAAACAGGATTTGAGAGTGAGTAAACATATTAAACTAGGGTGCATCGCCGAAGATGACTCTGATGTAGATGCTATTAAGGTGTTTGTTAGGAAAATAACCAATAACGATAGAGTCGTTTTTGAGAGGTTTGTTGGGCAAGGGTGTGGTAAGTTAAAAAGGAAATGCCACGATTGGGCTGACCTCTTAAAGGAGAAGGGGTGTACACGTTTAGTTATCCTACATGATCTTGACAATAACACGATCAAGACCCTAGAAGCTGAAATCAATAGTTCCCTGTCACCCTGTCCTATCAAAAAACAAATAGTTTGTATACCCATTCAAGAATTGGAAGCATGGCTTTTAAGTGATCCTGAAGCTATTAAAACGAGCATGCACTTACCGTCAACGCCGAAAATTAAAGGGCTGCCTGAGACAATCGACTCACCAAAGGAACATCTTGGAAGATTAATTGCCAGAGCTTCGAAAAACGAAATAATATACATTAATACAAAGCACAACGCAAAAATTTGTAATGCATTGGCCATTGACAAAGTCTTAAGGCGCTGTCCTTCTTTCATTCCTTTTCATACGTTTATTAAAAGCCACTTCCCTTGCACCTAAGTGGGCGAAGGCATATAGCCGTGTAGATTCTCCATCCAGCTCTAAGTCCAATGTTGAGGCGACGCGTGCAAGAATCGAGTTATTGCTTTCGACTCCCTCTCTAGTTGTACTGTCTGAATAGTTGTATAGCTTTGAGCATTAAGCTGATATAGCACCTTGAATCTGATGATAAGTTTACCTTTATCAATCAGACGATCAATGGTCTTATAGTATTTCGAATCGTTGGGAATAATACTCGCAGCGACGGTCTCACTGCTTGGGAATAACGGTACTAATAATTCCATTGGTTCATAAGATATGGGAATTCTTTGACTAAAATTATCCAATGTGATTTTTTCGCCGACTTCAAAATACGTGATTTCCAAGGAGGATATCTCCCCAGGTAGAACCCCGTCATTCCTAAGGCATAGTTCGAACCTTATCTCAGTGTCCAATAAACTCAGAATTGACTTTTCATTCTGAATATAGACAAACGGTCTTACATTTAGACGCGCTATTTCAAGTGAATTGGACGCCAATTTTACGGACCTCGATGAAAAATAAGTTGATACAAATAGACTTAACATCGCAATAGCAATAGCGATGCTTTCATTAACCCCGATGTACACTATGAAACCGATCGTGGCTAGTATGGCAATTGCACTAAAAAGACCAGAGACAACACGTAGGAAAGTGAATTCACGAAGTCTGGTTCGTCTAAGTCTTAAAAATTCCATGATAGCGGCCATTATACTACTTACCTAGGAATGGCGGAAATGACCTCATTGCATGACTGCCTTTCTTAGGCTATTTGGATCCCCCTTAATTCGTATCGACGTAATGTTTAAAGCCCTCCACCTCATGGGGTGTTCGTTGGAGTCTTGACCCCCCCTCCCCGCCACGTTTAACCGTCTCTCCATCTCGCCCCGAGGCTGCAGCTCATATTTTGAAGTTGGCCAATGGCTTAATGAAGCGTTTGGTCGGCTTGTATAAATTGTCTTGACCTTCGTCACTGCAGGAGTATAATGACGCAATGTCTTACTACCTCCATGATATCAATGGGTATGTCGGCGATCTCGCTTCCACTCACGCCCTTAATTTATTGTCAGATTTCGCCCTGGCTGAGTCCGATTCAGAGACGGTCAAGCAGTTTTTCATCGAAGGACATTCTCCGATTACCCCCGACCTAATCGATGGGATAAAATCCCTTTCGAGCGGGGATCGGGATATCCAGATTACCCTGGACAACCTAGTCTTGCTACTCGGGAAGTCCAAAGAAGTGGCCATCATCACGGATGGGATGACAGCATGAGCAACCTCTTGGATATGTGGAAGAAGCCAGCCGGCATTTCAAAGGTGTAATGCTAAAATCGAGGGTTAAAGAAGAGATGCCGAAAAACGATTTTATCGAGGTTGTCGGAACCACCCAATCACTTTTAAAGAATGAGGGCGAATGGCGGGACCGTTATGCCAAGTATGCGGAAAAGATCCAAGATAATCTTGATCTAATCAGGGATGTACGTAGCAGGTTTCATGAATGGTCACCCCTTAACGTTTACATGAACATATCCTCGGCTAAAAATGCCAGAACCTCAGTTAGTTTTGAACTGAGATACCTCGGGCAGACCGTTGCAAAACTCGTGAGTAATAGAGGTATTGGACAGAAGCTGACTACAAAACCCTACGATAAAACCAACTTGCGTGACTTCGGTTGTCCCATATGTTTTTCAAATATGGATTGGCGCGGAGATAATGCTAAAAACTTCCGTGACCATTTTAAAACGCTGGGTGCACTCAAAAATGAGAGTAACGAAGAACACCGGTTGCAGGATCTATTATTAACGGAGTTTTCCAGAAAGACAGACAAGACTCTCCGCCATATCAAGCCAGTAACGATAGCAAGAACGCGATTCCCTATGCCCACACCTATCAGCGCGAGCGACCACAAACAGGTAACTTACTCCGAAGCACATGGCGGAGGCATAGACATACTTGCAAGGACTGGCACCGGTGGAAAAACTCACTTGTGTATTTTGGAGTTGAAAGACGAAAACACGAACCGTGAGCCGCCTAAAGACGCAATGAAACAAGCGGTGGCTTACTCAATTTTTATCCGGGAACTCCTTCGCAGTGATTCCGGGGCAGCCTGGTGGAAACTGTTCGGTTTCCGCCGAAATATCCCGAAACATCTTGAACTATTCGCGATCTGTGCAATGCCCTCGGGACACAATAACGACTACTCATTCCGCGACATGAAAATAGACATGGGCGGCGATACAATCAAACTCCATTACATGTATTTTACTGAAGAAAACAACAAAATAAGAGTTGATCCTATCAATACCTCGCTCGGGATCCTTGAGTAGCGGAGAAATCAGTGCACCTCACCATCCACCGGGGGTCAAAGGAAATCGGCGGCACGCTGATCGAGCTCAAAACTGAAACAACACGGATATTAATCGATGCGGGCTACCCCTTGTTCCTCAATAATGCGCCGATTGAAGACAATATCGCCAACCTACCTCCTACCGAGCTTCTTAATCTTGGAGTTCTTCCCAAAATAAAAGGACTATACTCTTGGGACAGTCCAGATTTCAACGCAGTCGTGATTTCGCACGCACATATTGACCACTATGGGCTTCTGAAATATATCAACCCAGCAATCCCCGTTTACATGTCTAAGGGCACTGAAAAACTAATACAAATCTCTCAACGTTTTCACATTTGCGATTGCTTCGATTTGGACATCAGAAATTTCTCAATGCACAAGCAAATTCAAATTGGGGACATGAGGATAAAACCCCATTTGATGGATCACTCAGCTTTTGACGCTGCTGCATTTGAAATCACCAATGAAGATAAAACGATTGTCTATTCAGGTGATTTTCGCGGACATGGACGAAAGTCTAAATGCCTCGACTATTTCATTCAAACGGTAAAAAAACATCCCGAGATACTTCTCATCGAGGGATCCATGCTCGGACGCCTTGACGAGCAAATGATGACTGAAAGCGAAATCGAGGCAGCAATCGTTGAGCGAATGGGGAGCCGCAAGGGACCTCTGCTTTTTCAATGTTCAAGCCAGAACATAGATCGCCTTGTCAGTTTCTACAGGGCTGCTTTGAGGTTAAATCGGAAATTTGTGGTCGATGTTTACACGGCCAATATACTTCACGAGCTCCGAAAACTCGGGAATAACCTGCCTTATCCATCACCGGAATACCCGAACATCAAGGTGTTTTTCCCTTTTAAGCTGACGAGAAAAATATTTAACGATATTGGCGAAGAGTACGCCCTGCGCTTCACGGACTACTATATTTCCCGAGATCGACTTAAAACCGACCAGGAAAGTCTAGTCATGGGATCGCGTCCTTCCATGCGCGTGGACATAGAAAAGTGCGGGTTGCATGACGGTGTGTTCCTGTATTCCTTATGGAAAGGTTATCGCAACGAGTCAAACCAACAATCTTTTGAAAAGTCTTTGGAGGAAAGAGGCTTTTCGTTAGAAGCCCTCCACACTAGTGGACACGCCTCTGTCATTGATATAAAGCGGGTCATCAACAGTCTTGATCCTCAAAAGGTGGTACCGATTCACACGTTGCACCCTGGTGCCTTTTGTGAGTTTTCGGACAGGACAGAACTCCAAGAGGATGGGGTCGCGTTCGAGGTGTAAAAGGGACTGGTTGGTTATTCCCGTACGAGACGCTTCCGATGAATGCGCAAGGGTGAGGGAAGAAGTCGGCAAGCTACCACGCACTTCAATCCACTACTCTATTATCTGGATTAATTCGTCACTGACCCCGCAAAGTCCCATATGTACTGGACTCTAACAGGTCATTGTAAAAAGTTCTTTGGATTGTTAGACTAACCATCAATCCAATGACTTCAAGTATATTTACCGAACTGTTTGGCTCGTTAGAATTATCACTAATCGAGCGCCCTAGATTTAAAGAGTGTAAACCGTCAGCGATAAACGAACACTTTTAGAAGAGGCAAAATATATGGATAAAACTGAATTATTGTTAAAAGAACTTACCGAAGCCAGCGGTATTCCCGGTTATGAGGGCGGCATTCACTGCATCATGAAACGACACTTTGGTAAGTTGGGAGAAGTATCAGGTGACAAACTGGGCAGTGTCATATGTGTTCAGAAGGGTACGCAAGCAGCACCGCGCATTTTAATGGCCGCTCACATGGATGAGATTGGCTTCATGGTGAAACTCATCACCCAGGAAGGATTTTTAAAGTTTGTGCCGCTCGGTGGTTGGCCTAACCAGCACATGGTGGCCCAGCGAGTGTGTATCGAGACATCAATTGGGCAGGTTGTCGGCGTTATAGGTACACCACCGCCGCATCTCTTACCCGAAAAAGAACGCAATAAGACCATTGACAAGAAAGACATGTACATTGATATCGGTGCCACCTCCAAAGCCGAGGTTGAGGCTGCGGGAGTGAAAGTCGGTGATCCTATCGTTCCCATAAGTGAATTTACCGTGTTATCGGTCAAACAGCCGACTTATATGGCAAAGGCTTTTGATGATCGTGTCGGCTGTGCCATACTGATTTCAGCGATGGAATCGCTGACTGGCGAAGATCACCCCAATACCCTCTTTGGCGTGGGCACAGTTCAGGAAGAAGTGGGATTACGAGGCGCCACCACCAGCGTTGAGTTGGTAGCACCCGATGTGGCAATAATTTTGGACATCGGGCCAATAGGTGATGTTCCAGGAATCAAGGCCGATGAATCAGTGACGCGTCTTGGAGGCGGGCCGAATCTGGTGGTTTATGACACAAGAATGATCCCCAACCTCAAGCTTAGAGATTTAGTTATCAGCACCGCCAAAGAATTAAACATCCCGTTGCAATTGGACACGCTGGAGTTTGGAGGCTATGACGGTGGCGTCATCCATCTGTATAAGAGCGGTGTTCCGACAGTGGTTATTGCACTACCGACGCGACACGCTCACAGTCACAATTCAATTATCCGGCGTGATGATTTTGACCTTGCTGTATTATTAGTAACGGCTCTGGTGCGGAAGTTAGATGAGGCAACTGTGGCCGGTTTGTGTGATTAGTACGAGCAGCACTCCATGTGTTCGTAATATACACGACCGCTTATTATCTGGGCTATCCGGCAGGGAGTTGAGTCTCAATGCTGGTGCAATAATCCATCATCCCTCAAATCACCATGATCTCCGACTGAGGCACTTCAAACTCCGTGGAACATATTTCGCATTTGAAGATGACTCTTCCCAAAGAATGGCCTGTTTTTTCAAACCTTGTAACGGAGGCGTATTCCCCGTCCACAGGGCATTTTGCAGTGAGCGAGTAGCGGTATTTTGTTTCCGGGTCTATTGTGCTGAGTTCCCCAAGATCGAACATTTTCTTGATCATTTTCGGGGCTTTCTTGGCTTCCATTGTTGGCCTCCTTCACGTAATACAAGTGGGACACTCTGATTGTATGCCTTCGTCGGGCTTCAGGCAAAGCGACGAAAACGAAAATCCCACCCTATCACCATGTTTAATCGCTTCACCACCTCGTCCTAGTTCTTCAGCTTCTGATTTAAGCGGGGAATCTCACGTTCTCGGCGGCGATAATAATTGTTGGGAGGAGGTAGGATAAAATATATTTTTATTAACCATTGAATCCGCTCAGGTGATGGCTTAGAATGAACTCAATCCCCGATAGAGGAGTTTTTTTAATGGCCGAGTATATCAAACCAGTTTCCCGGCGGCGTTTTGTCAAAGGGGTAACGGTGGCCGGCGCCGGCATTGCCATGTTCGGATTGGATGCCTGTGTAGGGGATGCAGACAAATCCGAGGGGCAACCTGAAGACGATCTTTTACACTTCCAGGGATTTGGCAAGACGGCCGGGGGAGAATGGGATGCTGAAGCTGCTGTCAGCGCGCAGGGGTTCAAGAGCGGTGACGACGTTGAGTTGTCTCTCACCCTGATGGTGCCAAATTCAATGATCACAGCTCTGGCACAATCCAAAATACTCGCGGACGGCTTCTGCCTGCTGGTCACTGCCGAACGAAGTTTCGATTTCAACGGTATTCAACGATTGCCGTCCGATGAAAAAATGTCAACGCTCATTACCCCGACCGGCCTGGCCATTGAAGGCGGAGTGCAGGGAGCGGTTACCAAGAGATACGGCTACACCTGGAAAACACCGGTGGATGAATACGTTACTGTACCCATGACGGCGAGCACAGCTTCACTCGATGAGCGCAAAGTTGATTTTACGGTTAAAACGACTATGCCGGCGGATATTCCCCCGGGCATTTACCGGTTGAGGCTGGACCTGGGGGTTACGGCGCAGGAGAAGCGTTACAGCATGGCGGGGTATAAATTCGCGACCCGGCCATCAGCGGCGAACAACCCCGCCGAATCCCATTTTTATTCGCCACCTATCCGGGTAAGCGGGACCGCCTCAGACGGCCGTCCGGTTGACGCAACGGCGATCAAACCCAGGATACCCTGGACTTTATTGTCCGCCTATAATTCCAATGGGTATGCCGGGGTTGTGGCCGATGAAGATAAACCGAATTTTGCCCTGTCGCCCCGCACCATTATACCCGACGATGTGATACTACCGATGTACGGAGACGACAATAAAACTGTTGCCTCATATTCTCTGGAGCCGCGTTTTCCAACTCAAACGATCGAGGCACGAAATGGCATACCCTTGAACAACCTGGCCGGAGAGTTGGCCTTGTCTGTAAATGGGCCCGATGGTCAAATGGTTGACCTGGGAAAAGCGCAGTTCACGGGCAAAGCGGGGGATTGGCCTACGACCAAGAATCCGACCTTCACTGCCTGGAAACCCTGGGCTTACGGCGATTACATCGTAAAAGCCGCCGGTTTCATCGTCGATACCTGGGGTAACCGGTACGAAGGCGGAGGGACATATCATTTTACCATCGCCAAACGCATGACGCTGGCTACAGCGACGTTCCAGGGCCATGCTTTCGCCGTCGGCGGCAGGTACGGGCGGGACCTGGGGTTTGCCCCGGCGGTGCCGGCCGAGGTCAAAGGCACGGCAACGCTATTTGTTAATTCCAACCCGGCGGATAAACGCACCATCACTTTTTCCGGTACAGCATCGCCATCTGGCTTGTTCACCGCAGCGCAGGGAAATGCCCAACTCATCCTGGACGCGCCGGGAGAATATGCCGCCTATATCACCGCCCGGTATACCGATCAGGAAGGCCACCTGTGGGCCTGCAGCATGCGCCATGCGGGTATCGTTTATCCAACAGACTCGAGTATCGTGGCGCATGGCAAAAAACTCACCATCTCAGGCAAGTACGTCGACCGCGGGGAAACCCATTTCGAAGGTTATGTCGATAGCGACGGAGAAAACCACCTGGCTCATATCAATTTCCCCTATAACGCCGGCGATGTCCTACTGATCGGATCGGAGCAGCAGGGGGCAAATAAGATCGAGCCGATGCTGCTGTACGACATCAAGGCGAAGCCGTTCACTTATGAAGCCGGCTGGCAAACTATCGGCGCGACAAATGTGCAGATCAAGACTTCGAACGGACTGTCGCCGCACCTGTTTCCCGAATACATAACCGACCGGGCATATTTTTACGGCGCCGCGCCGCGGCCGGGATTCATGTCGCGATTCATCGTCGGCGAGAACGGGGTGAAAGCTCCCTACTGGCCGGTTTCACCAAACTCGTTCGGCGGCCAGATCAACGCCTCTTCCAACGGCGATTTGCCGGGCACGATTTATCGATTGATCGGCGGTGTGGCCGTTTTCAACCAGGACGAGCCCCCAGCCTATGCGGGCTACCTGGCGTCCAGCTTTGTCATGCCGGGCAAGAGCAATAATAACCGGGTGATCGCGGCAGGGAGCGAGGATTTACTGGGAGCCGACGGCACCAGGGCCCGGCTCTTCATGGTAAGCATCCGCCCGGGGATGACCTACGAAACTGGGGCTTCATTCACGCCGGTGGCTCAGATCGATCCGGTGCTGCCGGCAGCGGTCAAATTCACCCTGACCCGCCCGGACGGGCGGGTGTTAGTAGCCGAGAATACCGGTGATGCCGGCGGATCCTTCGTCGGGAAAGAAAAATGGATACTGGATATACCGGGTGTATATACTTTTTTCATCGAAGCGGACTGGCAGGGCAACAAAGGCTATATGCCGGGATTGCCCAAAGACGGCGGTAAAATCTTCGTCGTCGAGCGCGAACAATTGCCTCAGAGCCTGAATTTAAGGCTGGTATTGCCGGAACAGACTGTTTTTGCCCAAAACGGGTCCATGAACATCAATGGTTTGAGCACCGGCAGCGAGGTTCATTATGCCGCGGTGACGCCGGGCGCGGTCACCATCCAGGGAGTTATCCCGGTGAAGTCCGGCAAGTTCAACTTGGTCTTTGATCCGGCAGTCATTGCCCAAGGAACACCTCTGTATGATATCAAAAACCTCAAAACGGGCAAGCCGGAGGTGAAAAGAGTTATCCACCTCACCCTGTTCAGCAGGGAAAAGGCCGCTGACGGAACAAGCTATCACTCGTTCGTACGGCTTATCATCCGGGGCACGACGGTTTTATATACGTATTAGCTGCCAACGCTGAAAGATGAGGGCAACTAGTCTTTTTTACCGCCGATATAACTGAAGCCGACGAGGGCACCGGTGACCACCGCGATGCTCAGTCCAAAAAACAGCGTCCCCTGCGGGTCTTCCCACACCACCAGGTGCTTCAGGAACACGATGCCCATGACCATGATGACGACGCTGGAAAGCTTCACCTTCAGATCATGCAGGTTCCTGATAATCAGCCACTCAGGCAGCGTCAGGTTACCGAGGAACAGTTCATAGATGCCAAGGGAGAAAATGAGCAGCACAGTGGCGATAAGGAAGATGTCCATCAGCTCGATGAGCGGAACGACATCGATGCCGCCGTTGAAGAAACCCAGGAGCACTTCAACAGAGTGCACCAAGCCCCAGCCGAAGGCCACCACCGAGGCCAGCAGCGACGCGGCAACGGCGATCAGGGTGATGTACTTGCTTTTCTCCAGTAAAGTGCGCAACAGACCGGCTTTCTCCGGTTCGGAAGGACCGGTTGTTTGTGGGTGAATCACCGGCGGATTATATCAGATTCCCCGGCGGGGCGGCGAGTAGCCTCGCATGACTATTGTTGGGGGTTTTAGCGGTGGAGTTGGGTTCAGTGTCTTAAAACACCGAGATACTGAAGAAAAAGGGAATAATGCCTCCGGCGTGTGGTACTATTACCCCCATGTCCCCCGCGATTGAAGGCCTGTCTCACGTAGAACTGAACGACCGGTTCGTGCAGGCGCTGGAACTCATGGAGCGGACGGATAAAAGCGTCTTCATCACCGGGCGCGCCGGGACGGGCAAGTCCACGCTCCTAACCTGGTTCCGGAAAACCACCGCCAAAAAGGTGGCGGTACTGGCGCCGACCGGTGTGGCGGCTTTGAACGTCAAGGGGCAGACCATCCACTCCTTCTTCGGCTTCAAGCCCAACGTCACCCTGGATAAGGTCAAGAGGAGCAAGGGGAAGGGCGGCGGCCAGAGCCTCTACCGCAAGCTCGACGCCATCGTCATCGACGAGATATCCATGGTGCGGGCCGACCTGCTCGACTGCGTCGATAAGTTCATGCGGCTGAACGGCCGCGACCCGGAGGCGCCCTTCGGCGGCGTCCAGATGATCTTCATCGGCGATCTCTACCAGTTGCCGCCGGTCATCAGCGGCGAGGAACGGGGGGTGTTCGGGTCACTCTATGAAACCCCCTATTTCTACGGCGCCCGGGTCTTCAGTTTGTTCAAGATGGAACTCCTGGAACTGGAGAAAGTCTACCGGCAGAGCGACCAGGGGTTTATAGATATCCTGAACGCCATCCGCAACAACTCCATCACCCCGGAAGGCCTGGAGCGCCTCAACCGGAGGTGTTTGCCGGACGAGATACTGGGGCCGGACGAAGGTTATATCTGCCTGACCACCACCAACGCCGCCGCCGGGAGCATCAACGAATCCCGGCTGGAGAGCCTGGCGGATCGCTCTTATCGCTTCACAGCTAACATCGAGGGCGATTTCGGCAAAGAATACCTGCCGACCAAGGTCGAACTCGAAGTGAAACCCGGCGCCCAGATCATGCTGCTCAATAATGATGTCATGGGACGCTGGGTCAACGGCAGCATCGGGCGGATCACGGAGATCGAAATTGACGGCGATGATTATGTCATCCACGCCGAACTGACCGATGGCAAAACCGTCGAGATCACCCCATTCACCTGGGAGATCTCCCGCTTCTTTGTGGAGGACGGCCAACTGCGCTCGGAACCGGCGGGCTCCTTCACCCAGTTCCCGCTGATGCTGGCCTGGGCGGTGACCATCCATAAGAGCCAGGGCAAGACCTTCGACAAGG contains these protein-coding regions:
- a CDS encoding ATP-binding protein, whose amino-acid sequence is MHLTSFKINSYRSCINTRFPLNKELTALIGANGSGKSNILNAIVLLTKLIKSRIDRDIDTSTPKKCKIAVEIDCDGTPVQIKADIVFETDERNIDDVYATDLKFNFQGITNESAWVRFPFPFSPFHYQRQFNFKFDEFLTMGELRRIAPFIDKSQKAILSNKKIMAVLSKITDYLNSISYYSASQFSDPSRCPVSIELEEGRPVRRVRWIGHEQFILDLYKSYKEGNTQYKRYINTVGPDGIGLVNEIEFTEVEMPSSSYEVKTGGKINKVERTRLLIVPRITINDNELSPNQLSEGTFKTLALVFYILTDDSRLLLIEEPEVCVHHGLLNSIISLIETQSKQKQIIMSTHSDFVLDRLQPENLLLVKRSQDKGTVANTLSSVMSKDNYKSLHTYLDRIGNLGEYWRETGFESE
- a CDS encoding DUF4276 family protein codes for the protein MSKHIKLGCIAEDDSDVDAIKVFVRKITNNDRVVFERFVGQGCGKLKRKCHDWADLLKEKGCTRLVILHDLDNNTIKTLEAEINSSLSPCPIKKQIVCIPIQELEAWLLSDPEAIKTSMHLPSTPKIKGLPETIDSPKEHLGRLIARASKNEIIYINTKHNAKICNALAIDKVLRRCPSFIPFHTFIKSHFPCT
- a CDS encoding MBL fold metallo-hydrolase codes for the protein MHLTIHRGSKEIGGTLIELKTETTRILIDAGYPLFLNNAPIEDNIANLPPTELLNLGVLPKIKGLYSWDSPDFNAVVISHAHIDHYGLLKYINPAIPVYMSKGTEKLIQISQRFHICDCFDLDIRNFSMHKQIQIGDMRIKPHLMDHSAFDAAAFEITNEDKTIVYSGDFRGHGRKSKCLDYFIQTVKKHPEILLIEGSMLGRLDEQMMTESEIEAAIVERMGSRKGPLLFQCSSQNIDRLVSFYRAALRLNRKFVVDVYTANILHELRKLGNNLPYPSPEYPNIKVFFPFKLTRKIFNDIGEEYALRFTDYYISRDRLKTDQESLVMGSRPSMRVDIEKCGLHDGVFLYSLWKGYRNESNQQSFEKSLEERGFSLEALHTSGHASVIDIKRVINSLDPQKVVPIHTLHPGAFCEFSDRTELQEDGVAFEV
- a CDS encoding M42 family metallopeptidase, yielding MDKTELLLKELTEASGIPGYEGGIHCIMKRHFGKLGEVSGDKLGSVICVQKGTQAAPRILMAAHMDEIGFMVKLITQEGFLKFVPLGGWPNQHMVAQRVCIETSIGQVVGVIGTPPPHLLPEKERNKTIDKKDMYIDIGATSKAEVEAAGVKVGDPIVPISEFTVLSVKQPTYMAKAFDDRVGCAILISAMESLTGEDHPNTLFGVGTVQEEVGLRGATTSVELVAPDVAIILDIGPIGDVPGIKADESVTRLGGGPNLVVYDTRMIPNLKLRDLVISTAKELNIPLQLDTLEFGGYDGGVIHLYKSGVPTVVIALPTRHAHSHNSIIRRDDFDLAVLLVTALVRKLDEATVAGLCD
- a CDS encoding YqhA family protein — its product is MRTLLEKSKYITLIAVAASLLASVVAFGWGLVHSVEVLLGFFNGGIDVVPLIELMDIFLIATVLLIFSLGIYELFLGNLTLPEWLIIRNLHDLKVKLSSVVIMVMGIVFLKHLVVWEDPQGTLFFGLSIAVVTGALVGFSYIGGKKD
- a CDS encoding AAA family ATPase, which encodes MPPACGTITPMSPAIEGLSHVELNDRFVQALELMERTDKSVFITGRAGTGKSTLLTWFRKTTAKKVAVLAPTGVAALNVKGQTIHSFFGFKPNVTLDKVKRSKGKGGGQSLYRKLDAIVIDEISMVRADLLDCVDKFMRLNGRDPEAPFGGVQMIFIGDLYQLPPVISGEERGVFGSLYETPYFYGARVFSLFKMELLELEKVYRQSDQGFIDILNAIRNNSITPEGLERLNRRCLPDEILGPDEGYICLTTTNAAAGSINESRLESLADRSYRFTANIEGDFGKEYLPTKVELEVKPGAQIMLLNNDVMGRWVNGSIGRITEIEIDGDDYVIHAELTDGKTVEITPFTWEISRFFVEDGQLRSEPAGSFTQFPLMLAWAVTIHKSQGKTFDKVIVDIGRGAFACGQTYVALSRCTALEGLILKKPILKRHVMTDYRIMDFMTRYRYGEAAAACPVDDRRAMIEDAIESGTALRITYLKPSDERSVRTIIPREVGEMGYGGKSYLGVRAFCLTRKEDRVFRVDRILEMEGVGLPGGE